CATTgcgctgttgttgctgctctggcgGCTCTTCATCGGAATCGCCATTGGCCGCCCCGCCTCGCGCTCGgatttctccttttccttctctcggCGCTCGATGGaggcttcttcctcatcctggGCACTCTTGGAGATGACCTCGTTCCACTCGAACACGCATACCACATACGGATCAAAGCCCGGCCTGAGACCGCGGGCTTCAGTAATCTTGACGTAGAGTTTTCCCTTAAGGGAGCCGACAGAAGGGCCAGATTGTTGCTCTGCCTTCGGAGTCTCTGACGGGGAAGGAAACGCATCGTTGAGTTTGCCCGCAATTTCGTCGGCGGACGTGGCCATCTTATCGGGGTGTGGCTGCTCCGAGGAAGGGTGTGCccctgatgatgatgatgaggacggTGATGTAACAGGCGGGTTCTTAGCAGTTTCGTTGGACATGGCGCGAGGGGTGAGCGGAGGTGTGTTCTTTGGATGAGAAAGATCAGACAAATTTCCAGTTAGCTTCGCGAGGTTCTCAGATGAGGTGGAGACATGTGGTTTCTCATGATCAAGTAGGGGGGCTTCCGGCGGACTAAAGgaatctgcagaagcaggtAGTGAAGGGTTGGAGAAGTGAGAGGCAAGGACGGGGTCGTCGGAGATGCTAGAGACTGGATGGGAGGTATGACGACGTGCTTGAGATTCAGGTGGATTGGTGGCGGTGCACGGAGCGAGATAGCTCTTCAAAGCAGTGAAAATAGAACCCATGCCCTTCTCGGGGGTCAAAGATGCCAACTCAGCTTCCTCCGACTCTTTCTGCAAAAGGGAACAGGCGGAGGAATAAGGGGGAGTGGGCAGATTCGTAGGAGGCAGAGACCCCTGTGAAATTTCTTGGGTATCAAATTTCTTGTCAGGGCAATCTAAAGAGGCATTCATGTCCGAAGCCTCGTCGCGCTCCATCATGACAAACGATCCCGCAGAAGATGAATTATGCCCAGAGCCTTGACCATCCCGTGTATCTGTGGCATGTGCACCCGGCTGGATACCGTTGGTGGAAGGAAGAGTCtcagaagaaggaagccaTGACTTGGAAGAGCGGTTGTCATCACTAGAAGAAAGACCAACCTGGAAATAACTGTGCATGATGGATGGTTGGCGTTTGTCTGAGAGATCTGGCTTGGGAGTTGCAATGCCAGAAGGTGTCGACCGATTGGAACCAATTGTATCTTGGTTATCGTCGTCCTGCAGACTGTTGCTTTAGAAAGTTAGAAGCCGAGCACCAGAGGCCGTCAACAAGAACATCGAGTTTTCAGGACTAAAAGGGCATGTGACGATCGCAACAAGCAACATTCGGGCAGGCAGCTCTGTTGCGGTTCATAAGTCTTGCGACAAGTCCCGAGGATAAGGAAGCCTGAGGCCAACAGAATGGGGAGCGACAAAACAATGTGCTAAATCACTTTGTAGGCCATTTTTGccaatttctttctttctttttattttttcccCTGATGTTTCTTGATTGTTCAAACCCCATATTTTAAAGCAGCAGATTCTTTCCCCCCAGGTTGGATGTAAATACGGGGAGACGAAACAGCAGCAATATAAATAAAGTAGATATTACTCACTTCTGCGATACCGGCCGGTTTACCAAATCCACATCTGCAGACAAATCTGTTCCGCTCTGAGCAGTGGCCATTATGGAGATTCCATTCGAGTCCAGAGGTGATCTGGcgaaaagggagaaaaaagaacgGAAGAATTGATGCGACTCGAATCGACTCAGCCGAAATGGTGGGGTtggaggcgaagaagttcGTGGCTGAGATAGTtagatggaggaggttgtGTGTAGCGGAGTCGACAAAAAAGGCTGTGACGACGTCGCTGGGCAATGACGAGCTAAGGAAGTTTGCGGGAAGGAGGATGGATCCGATCGGGTAGCGGAGAGCACCAAAGCAGGTTACAGTCGGTGCATGAAGTTTATTGGGTTTTTTTTCCTTTGAACTTGGTGAGATGGGTTCATGGAAAGTTGGTGAAGAAAaatatcaaggaagaggaagacgaagatgaagacaagTAAGAAAAAGATTATCTCTTTAAGAAGTCAAAGGAGACATGTTTTGCGAGTCAGGTTTCTTTCTTAGGAGGAAAGGGTCGGAAAGGCTTCTGATTGATTGGGAATGGGGTCAAGAAGTATGGGACCTGGTGGGTTGAGTTATTTCTCGGTATTCGAATCAAATCGAGGAACATTATTACTCAGAGCACCAGATGGACCACTACCGAAGACCTGAGACTTGTTTGAGATTAAGAAACAGCCTAGTAGTAAGTAAGAAAAGGATGgcggaggctgaggatgattATGAGTGATTATTGTTCTTCAATATAGATAGTATCATGGTTTGACGGGTGGCGTGGGAGCATAGAACGCTGAAGTCGCCATCCAATGTGGAGGACTCAAGGTAATCTTCGATCAGTCACCTGCAGCGGCTGAAAGGGAATTACTCCGTATAGGGGACAACCTGCACGAGGGATCTTGATTTCAGATGCAGATTTAAAACACTTGAAATCCTGGATGCTGGATGGTAACCGGTAAGGGGGAATAGATACTTACTCCGAGTAGATACTTGCGGGCTATGTAGTCATCGTTGAGATGGCAAGAATGGTTAATAGAAGCATTACCTATATCTTACAAAAACATTGTGTATTGCCATTGGTGAAGTGGGTAACATTACACCCAGAACATCGTAAACTTATGGTAATACATCCATAATCCATCCATCTGAAAGGGAAATTTATGGCAATCTGACAATGGTCTTCTGCTGCCAGTGTCAGGGGTCAGTATGTAGTCGGTATTCATATACTTGGAATCCTCACTCGTCAAGTTGTTGGCGCCTTAGGTCAATCAGGAGAAGATCATTCTTAGGTACTGGAAAATGAGGCCTCATCTGGTGGAGATGCCATGAGCGAATGACTGCCTTTTAATTTGACCGAACCACAGGTCGTGATTGTCTTGGGCTTAACCTGATCCATACTATGATACGATCAATTATGGTTCATCCCTAGGGGTCAGCAGCCACAGGAGCCTGACCCTTCGATCATGACATGAATAAAGATGTTGGTGACAGCCTGACGCTTGGGACATGTCATTAATAGTAGATTCAAATTTCGCGGACATCGCCGAGCTGACTGTATGCATAGTTTCCAATACCAAGGCATCGATGGAGGGGTGCCTTAAAGACTTCCTTTGAGCCGTACAGACAGCTGAATTTTGCCCTTCAGAAAATTAATCTCCAAATTCAAAGGTCGAGATTATTGTGCCTTATCAATTCGTCAAGTCCTAcctctttcccctcttcaTCACGCATATCGACACATACTCCATTCAGCACTGGCGAACCCCTCCTTTACCCAGTCAATGTGGGGTGTATCAGAGGAGTGGCGGTCGATGTTACTGCGATAAAGGCCAATTCTAGCCTGCAGAGGGCAGACTAGTTACTCGACGGACTCGCGCTGTTCATCTGTTCATATTCCCGGTGGACATCTGTAGATCTATCATGGCGGGGTTTGATAACAAGTAACCCTGCTATTTCCTCAACGATTGTAGAGCTTTTGCATTGGTATTGATTGCTCAGTAATATTTGGCTGATCTCAGCTTAGCAAGGCTGATGGTTACACAACCGACCTGTTCCCACATCCTACAGGACTGAGCATGGCATATCCGCCTTCTGAGACCAGACAAAGCCCTGCGGATGGGGGTTACTCAACAGCGACGTATCATTGTCATGGCAACTAGCAGAGTATCTGCACCCTCACATATCTTGGAAAACATATATTCAACTAGGCTGGTAAACAATAAAAAATTTGATATTTCACTTTGGGCCACCCAAGCTAATGGTTCCCTTACATCAGCCCATCACTGGTTCAGGGCAACCGTTCGATCAGCAGGTGTAAAGCTACACTTCCAAAATGTTACACCATGCCGGAGCAGCTGGCGGCCTCATGTGTCACTGAGATATCTAGTTTGACGAGAGATCAGCCGCCCATATCGTGCTCAAATTTGAGATTGCTATTAATAAGTACTTTTGTATCATTCAAATAGGGCCGGCCAGTATGCACATTGATACCCAAGTACTGGTACATGGCGATAATTTCCGATCGAGCTTGCTTCCCCTCCCCATACTCCACCGTGGCATATATCCCTCATTCCCGTCCATGCATGGAGGCAGCCACCTACTACAACGCGCAGGAAAAGAAATCCTGAGAATCCCTTAGGTCGGACGCCTCACCGAATGTTACTTGTGTCTCGTTGAGTGAATCGCCGAAGGAAGCTCCCTCCTCGGCAAGGAGGACCGTGCATGAGGAGCAAGCTACTTGTACTCAGTCAAGAGGCAGGTCATCTGCAAGCTGCATTTCTGTCGTGTAAGGGATCTACGGCATGCAGAGCTCCGATAATACCCACGAATCATTGGCCAGTCACTGATAGTTGATTAGTCGATGCTGGAGAGGAGATAAGCTCTCTCAGTTTATATCAGTGACGAAAATGGTGAATGCAAAGATGTTTCCTAGGATATCATTTCTGTACAAGCAAGAGTACGACAATCAATATACAGTACCATGCCTCAGGGTGCGCCTGGTAAGCGGGTTAACATAAGGTACCAGAGTGATCGACGAGATCCGGGCATAGATTCGTCAgggcgtacggagtacagcccTGGGGCATCACAGGACGAACGGTTATTTCGGTGAATGACATCATCAGGCAGGGCGGTCCGCAGCggtattattaatagttTTAATCAACTAACAGGGTAACGCCAAGATTCCTGAGGGCTTAGGGCTTCATGCTATTGGATCGCACGTGGCAATGATTATatatgcctgaggcatacaACGCGTGGCGCGCTGTCCGGAAAAAAGAAACCCCGTGCAGCTCACAAGTCGCAATGGATCCAAGTGAGGCTGTCCCTGGGGATAGATCCCGTTACCAGCATCGGGCCATCTTAAGGTTCACTGTATTGGACGTCATCACTTGAGCTACAATGGCGAGGAAGTTAAGAGCAGCTGCGCAGGCAGCTGCTAAATCAATGAGTATGCTTGTCTATTCTTCATTGTCTTTATCCCCTTGTTCTTCTGATCAAAAACAATCACCGCGCGAATCCAGGTGCTAACCGGTCCTTTTGTAGAAAATGTACCGCCGCCGCTCCCCGACGCATCGGACGAAGAAATGGCAGACGCGCCCCCATCACGCGAATCTTCGCCAGCTGAGGACCCCGGCGAGCCCTCAGAAAAAGAGTCCGACGTCGAACCTCAACCAGAACAACcccaggaggaagagaaagcacCAGAACCAGCCACACCCGCCCCAGAGTCCACCGCTCAGGAATCAAATCTCGTGTCGCAAGCAGACACACCCACGCAAAATCTCGGCCGTCCCGCGATTCCCCGAAAACGCCGTCCTGGGCGTCCACCTAAGAATCGTCCTCCCGACTGGGATTTGGCAGACGGCAGTGCGCCGCCGCCAGCGCATTCGGGCACACCGGCGAAACGACGACGTGGTCGTCCTGCGGCGAGTGGTGGAAGATGGGCGCGCAACCGGGGCCCATCGCATGTTACACAGGTGCCGATTGACAAGGAAGGGAACATGATGGATGTCATCGACGACGAGGTAGCGCTTCCGCCCGACCCAGAGGGCGAGACCAAGGTCGACAAGAACGGGGTTCTCAAGGATGGTCGAGAATACCGGGTTCGCACGTTTACCATTCTCAACCGCGGAGATCGGTTGTACATGTTGTCGACGGAACCGGCACGCTGCATTGGCTTCAGGGATTCGTATCTGTTCTTCCAGAAACACAAGCTTCTGtacaagatcatcatcgacgaTGAGGCCAAACGAGATCTCATCGATCGAGAGATTATCCCCCACTCCTACAAAGGGCGTGCCATCGGTGTCGTGACGGCTCGGTCGGTGTTTCGCGAATTTGGTGCCAAAATCATTGTCGGTGGGCGGAAGATCATCGACGACTACAACGTCCAGGCGGCGAGAGAGCgtggagatgttgagggcGAGCTTGCCGTTCCAGAAGACAAGCTACCTCCCCCAGGTGAGCCGTACAACAAAAACCAGTACGTCGCGTGGCACGGTGCCAGCAGCGTCTACCACACCAACGCCCCGTCTCTGCCGCTACCCACCGGCAAGGCTATAGACTCGAAAAAGCGCAAGGTGACTGTGACGGGCGATAACTGGATGCTTGAGCATGCCCGGGAGGCCAGGTATGTCCTCGCACCTCTTCGTCTCTCTCTGTTAGACGGATGACTAACGCTTTTACTAGTTCCTTCAACTCGCTTATCCTGAATGCGCGCCGCGCGAATCTGGAAGGTGTCTACGACATCCACACCAATGCTATCCACTACCCCAAGATCATGCAGCCATCGCACGCCCGCTGGGAGCGTGTTCCACCCCCGGACCCGCGGGCCACCGCCAAACTCGCCAAGGGGCTGTCCACGCTGAGCCTGACAAATGGAACGGACGAGGGCGAGGCCGAACCACCCGCCGACCACACGACCGAAGAGCCGACAGACACCGAGCACCAaaccatcttctccacgATTCCCCCTGCGCTCTCGCGCCGGTTCGCAATCCACGACACCGTCTTCGAGACACCCCCGTACTCCAACATGGGCATTCCCGGCCCGGACGGCGACGTGCACGATCTCGGCAGCAACGGCCTCATCAGTACCGCCGACTCGCTGCACCCGGAATTCGTCGGCCCAGAGATCCTCGCGGAGCTGCCACCAGAGTGCAAGGAGGCGCTCGTCGAGGCCGCTGCCCGCGAGTGGGAATGGAAGTCGAAATGGCGCAGCGAAGCGATAGACGGGCAACGCACGACGCCGCTGAAGAGCTATGCTTGGTTTCCGTAGTTATCATTCTTGCTGTACTTGCGCTGCGGCTCTTTCCCATTTTCATCGCGGTCCTCATTTGTCTATGTCATCACGTCGCAATCGTATCAGGCATGAGCAGGGTTTGTATTCTTCAAACGGAAAGGAGAACAAAAGGtgcttttctctttttttattcttttcttttaATTTTTTGTCATGTTCATTCCTCATTTTCCATTTTAGATGTGCTAAATGCCTAATCTATCATTTTTACTTGAGTACCGGTAGGGTCTGGGTGTGATCCATCACTCGCGAGACAGAAATTCTATTCCTTCCGATATTGGATGATGGCCTCGTAGATCAAGATCATTTTCTTGAAATGCAGTTGCAGGGTGTATTGTATCTATAGGGACCATTACCTAACGGTGTACTAGAACAGATTCAATCCCCGTCGGGTAGACAAATGAGATGCTAATCAAAAGGACATAAGACTTCGTTCAGCCATCGGGTGGGGGACGTTAATGTGACAGGTACGTAGAAATGTCGCGTAGCTCAAAGCAAACCGCATTACGCCGACTAGATAAAtcggaagaaaaagcaacgGAAGCGGGGGTAAACTCCAGTCCATTCGGGTATATGCATGACTGCTAAGAGGAGGTAAGGAGGGAAAGATGGGGGCGAGACAAGACAGATGGAGTGCTCAGGTTCAGCCCATGGCCATCTCGGCgcgcagcttctccagttctgcctcctcgtcttcctcttccgcctgCTTTGTTTTGGCTTCGACTGAAAGCATTTCATGGTTAGTTGTGGTCTGTGAAAAACCGACTGCTGGTTGCTTACGTTCTCTGTTGCCGGCGGCAGGTAACCGGTTGAGGTCGGCGACGGGCACCGACCCGGTCTTGAGCATGCGCTCGTCCATGACTTCCTGTTCGAGACCCTCGAGCTCCGCCTCCAGTTCGGTCTCGTCGGGCTGTTCGCCCAGAGGGTTGTTTGTGATAGCCTGTGCGATTTCCTCGCTGAGTTGGTGTTGCTCCCGAAGTTGGTCCCTATCCTGTCAGTATCTGCCTTCGCGATAACTATTGCAAATAAATACATACATCGTCTCATCAACCTTGTCGATCGTCATCGAGCCATGGATCTGTGTCATGGCAGCGCCGGCGGCCTTCATTGCGTTCAAAGTCTCCTGGTTGATATTCGCCGCTTCGATCGAGTAGATCTGCTGTTCGAGCTGGGCGATCTGCGCAGTTGTCTGTTCGAGATTCTTCTCGTGgaccttcttccttcgcaGGGCGGCTTTGGCAGCTGTGGCAGAAAGTCAATCTTTGTATTCCTTGACAAAAACAAAACTAAGGCAAGACGCACCATTTTTATTCGTCGAGACGTTCTTGCGAGCGACTGCCTCCTGTTCCTCCATCAGGTGCTCCAAGtgcttttctctcttctgcagcatATCCAGCTGCTCTCGCAGGAGGAGGATCGCGTTCTTGGGCGCATCCTTGCGCTTTTGAGCGGCGGCACCGCCGAACCAGGACCACATTATTGCTGTAAGAGGTATTGTTCTCTTTTTATGATTCCGTGTGGTAGAGCTTGAGCCTGATAGACCTTAGCTGAGGCTTATCGTTGGCCTTGATATGCCTGGAAAACGGTCGAAGGCGGTGGAGGCAGACAACAGCCAGATAGAGGAGGGGTTTACTGGATTGACCGAAGGAGTGGGTGTGTCTGAGACGTAGATCGACTCCACTATAGGGAAATCAAGCAAAAGAAATAAACTAAAACGGCCGTTGCCTGGTTGCAACCAAGACGGTAACAAGAATGCGTAATTGCTATCTACCTAGGCAGAGAGCAGAGGGCGAGATGATTCCCCTCGTCACAGCGGAAGATCGATCCTATGACATACGCGCTAAGCCTATCGTAGGTGGGGGTCGTCACGTGGTATACTTACAGTTCCCCCCTTCACTAAACATCGTATCTTTTGGAATTAATGCATGTATCAAATTCTTCCTCTCATATCATCATGAGAATGACTTGGTTGTAAGATCATCGAGGGATGAATGGCCCGCCCCCTTCTACGCGAGCCTTTCTCTCCGACCTCCCTTCTCTCCCGACAGGCTCCAAAGTTCGCTTTCTTGGCTGGTGCGTCTCACTATACATGTCTTTTCATTTTTATTAGTATCCTCTAGGCCTATAACATGTCTCCTACAAATGTAAAATAGCTGATACGCCTTAGCGTGAGAACCTACAATATTCCTACAGGCCATTTAATCCTAGAACACGACTATCCCCGCCGTAGATTTTCCACCACCGCAGGCACAGAACCTGCCTCTGTGGCCGTGGATGTCAACGCGGTTCTGGAATCTGTGACGGCGGAGGAACTGCGTGTCGGGGCTTGGGTCAATGTCGTGGGTTATGTGAGGAGCTGGGACTCGGACGGCGGTGATGCAGATGCCCTCCGCAAGCTAAGAATGTCGAGTCCGGTATATGTGGAGGCTGTGATTGTTTTCTCAGCAGGTGTGATTGAGCTGGGCGAGTATGAAAGGGTTCTGAGGGAAGCGTTGGAGGTAGTGAGGAGGATTCCGAGGCCGGATTGAAGGCAACCCTCTGTGAGTCTTGTTGGTTCCTGATTTGTTGTGGTTGGAGTCATTAAACATAAGTCGTATTTAGGCTATCTGCTATGCTGAATGAAATATGAGGCCTCCATGCATAGGTGAATCACTTTTCTAGACACTTTTTGAGAAGACTAAACCTCCACCTTCACCTGCTCAGTTGCCGCGTTGCCCTCTGTGCGCTGCACCAGCCGTTTTCGCTTCCCCTCCAGTCGCATCTGATCCATCTGCATGCGCATAATCAGCGCGCTCTTCCGGCGGATCTTATACCCGTATTTGTAGAAAACAAACGGAATCGGGATGATGGCCACTTCGAGCAATCCAAGCAGCGTCCCCGACCAGTTGGGCCCGATCCCCGCGTACATATACGAGCCCACTAAGGGCAACACACCTCCCAGGATACTCCGAATGACGGAGTTACCCGCCATGGCCGACGCGGCATACACCCCGTAACTCTGTGTGAGGTAGTTGGACGCATAGATGAAGACGCCCGTGTTGCCGGCGCCGAAGAGGACGCCTGCAAAGATGGGGACGACCCAGTGGATTGACGCTGGGGCGCAGGTCCAAGCGAACCAGAGCTCGCCGGCGGGGATGAGGACGGCCGAGATGCAGACGATGGACACCATGGCTTCGGGGGCCACTTTGCCCGTTTCCGGGTCGATTTTGTGGCTGTTGATCAGCCGGCGGATCAGCGGTTCGCAGGCGATGGTGATGAGGCAGCCAATGCCAATTCCGGAAAAGGCAAGTCCGGAGAGCCCCAGGGACCAGCCGCGGATCTGACGGAAGACGATGGGGTAAGCGGTGAAACAGAGGTAAAGAATACCGTACACAATGGCGATGTAAATGTTCCAGAAGATACTGCCCAACGTCAGCTGTGGAACTGGTTCCTAGTGTGCAGGAGGCGAGCTCACCAAATGGGTTCGGTGACCGCCATCACAAACGGACGGCTCAGGTTCAGCTTCAAGAGCTCGCCGAGGCTCATCTTCTGGTCGTAGCGACTCCACCAGCGTGGCTCACCCGTTTCTTTACGGAGTGtggccgccttcttcttcaaaatgaCCGGGCTATATGTCTCTCTCATGATGCACGAGAAGGCCAGCGCAACTCCAGACAGTATGAGGGCAATCCAGTCCATCCACCGCCAACCCAGATACTGCGTCACGAAACCGCCAATGATCGGGCCCAGTACTAGTGTTCGAGTCAGCTCTAAGGTACTGTCATCCAGCAGGTGGGTAACAACGAACCTGGGCCATTGACAGGACCGATACTCCAGATGGACATTGCCAGGGCTCGCTTGTCCTCTTGCACCAGGTCGGCAACCATACCGGGAGCGCTAGAGATCATGACACTACCGAAGAAGGCACCAATGAAGCGGACGATGATGAGTTCCTCGACAGACTTGCTGAGCGCACAGGGAATAATCAGGACGGTGAAAACAAACAGACAGCCGACGGAGACCGGCTTGCGGCCGTATATTTCGCTCATCGGAGCCATGAACATCGACCCGATGGCCAGGCCAACCAGGTAGAAGGTCAAGCCCAGAGTGACGATTGTCTCTGACGTGTGGAAGTCGGACGCGATAGCTGCTATGCCAGAGGTATAGGAAGTCGAGTAGAGAACACTGGAACAGGTGAGTGACTTGCTGCTCAGCCAAGTGACGAGCCAATAGACTCACACAATCAATGTGTTGAAGGACAGGAACGCCATAGCCATGGCTTTGTATCGAAACGACCAATTCTTCGGATTCGCTTGATCGTCGTCACCCTCATAGTCGACCTCAAAGTTGGGATCGGTGGTGCCAGTGGTGCCAATCGATGTCACTTTTCTTGCCAGAGACGGCTCTGACAGTCGTGATGCTCGTGTATTCAGAGTCCGCAGCGCTTCCAGTTGGTCGATTGTATCGtcggaggtggtggactCGCCGATGGACTCTACGTCTGCCGGCAAGGCTTCTTGCTGGCTGGGCTCGGGCCATTTCCTAGGTTGCGACATTTCATCTGCCTGGGGTAAGATGGGATGGACTGTTTCTGTTTGTTGAGCCTGCCTTGCGCTTGGATCGAGCCAAGTGACAAGATAGCATACGTGTGCGAGAGTTGGTTTGCAGTACAGTTGCCTATATGGAATCTTTCTGTTATATAGTTCAGGCACTCATTCTTCAGCCAATATCATCGAAGTATGACCTTCGTAGGAATAATTCGCGAAGATTCAACGTTTGCTTGAGCGGAGTGGAAGGTGCTGGACGGTCATATGTAGAGCGAAATGAGCAATATGTAGCAATTACTCGACCTCCAATACGTCTAGACAGCAAAGAGAGACAGAATTTGAGCGAGAGCAATAAACAGGAATGATGGACCTTATAATTTCCCTGGTGACAGCGATTGAACGATAAGTGGTAGGGGAAATGGGCCGGTGGGGCCTCAGGTAGAAACCGTCTGCAGACTAGAATAAGAAGAGGACTAGACTGCGAAATGGCTCGAGACAAGATGGATATGTCGAACGGTAGACTCCCGAGCTGGCTTGCTCTAGAGCGAGTTTTAGATCTAGTGATATACTGGATGATCCATGACTATTCCGGAGTAGGTAGCtgggactagagaatagagacaTTTACATCTGGAGTGTTCTATATCAAGGTCTATCTAGATACTAGGCTAATGCTTGCTATTTACCAGGTGGACACAGACACAGACCGAGGCCTAAAATGCTCGGACGGCATAGTTTCGGCTGGTAATGTCGGGAACAGCTTGCACCCCGCATGGTCAGAACCCAAGTAGTGATAAAAGAGTCGAAACGGCCACGAGACTGGTAGCCAAGATGCATGCTGTAAGTATGGACCCAGGAGATGGGGTGATTGATCATTGTCCAAGTGGCAGTGGTGGATCTGCGATGGTGCAAAGCTGAGCTCGGAATAAATTCCGTGATAAGCAGTTACCAGCTCTCCAGAGTCTAGACTGAATACTTCAATTACACAATTGACTGAGATCGAAAAAAGGTTATCAATGCCCCAGATATGCAGATTCAGAATACGCTCCACAGTCCCAGTCCAGTACGTACGTAGTAGTACTCCATATTGAGTTGGGGGACACTTGAGTCTGGGGAGAATGTGACTTTTCCCGCTCGGCGTTTTCTCCGCTAAAAGCCTTCGTTGATTGGCAAGAGAGTTGGACGGGGTCCATTCACTCTGGCCACTTAGAAACGCCAGGTTCCGGTTTGCCGCGATGCCGGTTTGCCGATTACTCGAGACATCCCTTATGACTTAGCGTCGAGAAGGCAATAAGGCATCAGGATATGTGCCAGTTGGGCATGATTCTTGATCGCAGATTGTCATCCACCGCTCTACAGAGCAAATCcgactacagagtagactGGTCCGTGAGATATCTACAGtatctgtacagagtacatgTGTATAATAGTCAGTCACTTATAGTTGGTGCTT
The DNA window shown above is from Aspergillus fumigatus Af293 chromosome 1, whole genome shotgun sequence and carries:
- a CDS encoding MFS transporter, which encodes MSQPRKWPEPSQQEALPADVESIGESTTSDDTIDQLEALRTLNTRASRLSEPSLARKVTSIGTTGTTDPNFEVDYEGDDDQANPKNWSFRYKAMAMAFLSFNTLIVVLYSTSYTSGIAAIASDFHTSETIVTLGLTFYLVGLAIGSMFMAPMSEIYGRKPVSVGCLFVFTVLIIPCALSKSVEELIIVRFIGAFFGSVMISSAPGMVADLVQEDKRALAMSIWSIGPVNGPVLGPIIGGFVTQYLGWRWMDWIALILSGVALAFSCIMRETYSPVILKKKAATLRKETGEPRWWSRYDQKMSLGELLKLNLSRPFVMAVTEPICIFWNIYIAIVYGILYLCFTAYPIVFRQIRGWSLGLSGLAFSGIGIGCLITIACEPLIRRLINSHKIDPETGKVAPEAMVSIVCISAVLIPAGELWFAWTCAPASIHWVVPIFAGVLFGAGNTGVFIYASNYLTQSYGVYAASAMAGNSVIRSILGGVLPLVGSYMYAGIGPNWSGTLLGLLEVAIIPIPFVFYKYGYKIRRKSALIMRMQMDQMRLEGKRKRLVQRTEGNAATEQVKVEV
- a CDS encoding ESCRT-III subunit protein SNF7 translates to MWSWFGGAAAQKRKDAPKNAILLLREQLDMLQKREKHLEHLMEEQEAVARKNVSTNKNAAKAALRRKKVHEKNLEQTTAQIAQLEQQIYSIEAANINQETLNAMKAAGAAMTQIHGSMTIDKVDETMDQLREQHQLSEEIAQAITNNPLGEQPDETELEAELEGLEQEVMDERMLKTGSVPVADLNRLPAAGNRELEAKTKQAEEEDEEAELEKLRAEMAMG
- a CDS encoding chromatin structure-remodeling complex subunit RSC7, which codes for MARKLRAAAQAAAKSMKNVPPPLPDASDEEMADAPPSRESSPAEDPGEPSEKESDVEPQPEQPQEEEKAPEPATPAPESTAQESNLVSQADTPTQNLGRPAIPRKRRPGRPPKNRPPDWDLADGSAPPPAHSGTPAKRRRGRPAASGGRWARNRGPSHVTQVPIDKEGNMMDVIDDEVALPPDPEGETKVDKNGVLKDGREYRVRTFTILNRGDRLYMLSTEPARCIGFRDSYLFFQKHKLLYKIIIDDEAKRDLIDREIIPHSYKGRAIGVVTARSVFREFGAKIIVGGRKIIDDYNVQAARERGDVEGELAVPEDKLPPPGEPYNKNQYVAWHGASSVYHTNAPSLPLPTGKAIDSKKRKVTVTGDNWMLEHAREASSFNSLILNARRANLEGVYDIHTNAIHYPKIMQPSHARWERVPPPDPRATAKLAKGLSTLSLTNGTDEGEAEPPADHTTEEPTDTEHQTIFSTIPPALSRRFAIHDTVFETPPYSNMGIPGPDGDVHDLGSNGLISTADSLHPEFVGPEILAELPPECKEALVEAAAREWEWKSKWRSEAIDGQRTTPLKSYAWFP
- a CDS encoding nuclear telomere cap complex subunit Ten1, producing the protein MNGPPPSTRAFLSDLPSLPTGSKVRFLGCVRTYNIPTGHLILEHDYPRRRFSTTAGTEPASVAVDVNAVLESVTAEELRVGAWVNVVGYVRSWDSDGGDADALRKLRMSSPVYVEAVIVFSAGVIELGEYERVLREALEVVRRIPRPD